Sequence from the Amphiprion ocellaris isolate individual 3 ecotype Okinawa chromosome 1, ASM2253959v1, whole genome shotgun sequence genome:
TAAAGTATATGTCATTAAACAAACCCCCTATGTATAAACATCTGTACCTTACACTCCCTTCTGTGATAGGAGTATGTCATAGAAACTGTTTGAAACTTGAAATTTTATTGTATAAATATCAGACATGAAAACACTTAGGTTTGAGAGAGCGTTGCACAGAGACAGCTGATGACATGATGGCTGGAACTGTCTTTTCTTtaaatagcttgtttgaagaagATTTCAGTGAATATCTGGCCAGATGTTGATACattaaaagatatttaaaataagTCTGGAATAATGtatactttattttaaaattaaattaattaaaattgtggAAGAATAGTTGCTTTTACGTGTGCGTTTCTTATTTGAAACACCAAAAACTACATTATCAGAATAAAGTCACCAAAATGATTGTCTGGCAAACACTGCCCTCTGGTGGTTGAATTGcatcatttatttacatcacatgacagaaaataataaacGCATACATGCAAAATAAATTCACTTTACAGTCATTCTGTTACAATACTTTCACACAAAATAAGGCACAAATCTTCATCCATAATAAAGTCGtcactcagatttttttcatggtGTGTTTCCTCAAAAAATCTCTCGAGTAAAATGTTCAACATGCATTGTCGTCCACTGCTGTCCTCTCATCTTTCTGACTCACTTTCTTGGTTTCCTTAGTATTCTTCACAATTGTCCACTCTTCTGTCTGGATGTACTCCTCGGGCTTTTCCATGTCAGAGCTCAGAGAGCAGCGTCTTCTCCTTTTCacacaaagaagcaaaacaagacaattaATTGTTGAATGTAGAACCTTGAATTTAACATGAAGGGATGGTGCTTTGTCTTCGCCATCTTTTTTACTGGCTCTATACAGCACAATTTAACCAACAACAAATCTGTTCTTAAGTCtcagtgttgtattttattcacTTCTTGAAAATAACTCACAATTTTAGGTATGCAAAGATGATTATTGCAGTCAGGAGGAAGGCACAGGTGCAGGTGATGAGTACAGCCTTTcctgaaataataaaacatcagaatggAGGGAAAACATATTagtaaaacaggaaaataaataaattcaacacttgtaaaagtgtaaaaatgccCTCACAATTTTGTTGTAGTTACTACTATGACCTGAATATGACAAAGGATTCTATCTGCAAACCAGAGCCTCATACCTCCGGATGAGCCTTGTGCACTGCCGACAAAACGGGCTGGTTGTTCTGCAACATCTATGCTGTAAGGAGTTGAGTAGGAAGAAGGAAGAAGGGAGGAAGAAGCTGTCGAGTTTTCTGTCAGGGTGGAATTTGTTGCTCGAGTTGGAGACTGAGGTTTTCCTGAGTTGTACCTGCTGCTCAAAGGGCTATCAGTTGTTTCATCCTTCAATTGTTCCGCTGCATCTGTGCAAGTACACGAAGGTCATGAAAGATTAGATCAGTGCCAGTCATttgacagctgtttatacttTGTTTCTGCCTCCCACTTGCAACAATGCACTGATATGAAATATGTAGGAAAATATGTTATGTTGTGGAGATTTCAACTAACATTTACATTCTTActttaatgcaaacattttcgttcattttttcattgaaattttTAAGCAAATGCTACatagaataaagcaaaaaatgcagctgaatctAAATTCTGTCCAAATGTAAATGCAATGAATCCGGAGTGTTTATTCATATTAACTTGAGTTGACATATTTGGATTTATATGAACTCCccatcagatttttttgaaaatttaaagACCAAAAAGCAAAGAGATGTGACAAAAAGCATGCATGATATTTTGAAATACCCTGACTAATATAAAACACTAGAGAAGAGTTCAGATTGAAGTCTTCATACCTGATTCATTGAAGCAAAACACATCAAACTTCTGTGTTACAGAAGCTCTCCATGGCACCAAGCCTGTCTGGTTTTTCCCACAATTAACAAGTGCCTGGATGCGGGGGATGACCGCAAAATGTTCATCAATCCATCCAAACCTAAATGCAACAAACAAGCATGACATCAGGTACGTTTCTGTGAATTCCACTGATCTGATACTGTGCAGTTTTACTCTGGTCTTACCTGCATGTCTCTAAGCCTCTGCTGAGAGCTCTCTCCACTTGTGCTTTTGTGGCGATGCTCAGTCCGAGAGACAAGCAGATCCTCCGAGCTTCAGAGGCATTGAAGGCGTACTGAGGCTGGTTGAGGTAATTTAAGGAGGTAACCTGAAGCACTCCGGCAATACTTTGGTTTTCTGCTGGGAAAactgcaacaataaaacaattaacTGAACTATCTGATCAACCAGTGGAGGCACACATGTACATGgttgaaaatatgtaaatttacaAATCATTTCTTACCTCGGATGTGGCTTATGTCAGTATTTTCTTCAGAGAAGACTGATGTAAAAGTCAACGCTAATGTGATGCAAAGCCAGATGATATTCATGACTGGTCGGAGTagagatggatgaatgatggggAGGACCAGCGCTGCAGCGTTTGTGCGTCTGTCAGCCAAATGACACGGTTAAATAGCAGTGATTCTGTTCACTGGGGTGTGTGGAGTCTGTCATTGccagaaaataaaggaaaaggaAGTAGGAAGTACTGAGCACAGGTCAGATCAAGAGCCATCATATGTTCTGGGAGAAGGACCCAGAGGGAACATGGAAGTTAGACACATGTTCCAGGAATAATTGAACAAAAATGTTCTATAACTTAAGCAAATGCTGTCAGTTAACTATATGAGCAACACATGAATTGGATTTCTGCCCAGGTCAGAGGATGATGTAAGAGGATTTTACTGCTCCTGACATCTGACTGGGCACCCTGTCCTAATGATTTCCTCTCTCAGGGCGTTACTCAATCATGAACCTGCTTATTATCTCTGGTACCCTCTGATGAGCCTTGGCACACGACGACATCCCACTTCCGCAAAAACATCTCTCCAAAAGCCCGGACAGCAGGAAATGACGCAAAGCCCTGCTGA
This genomic interval carries:
- the lyve1a gene encoding lymphatic vessel endothelial hyaluronic acid receptor 1a yields the protein MNIIWLCITLALTFTSVFSEENTDISHIRVFPAENQSIAGVLQVTSLNYLNQPQYAFNASEARRICLSLGLSIATKAQVERALSRGLETCRFGWIDEHFAVIPRIQALVNCGKNQTGLVPWRASVTQKFDVFCFNESDAAEQLKDETTDSPLSSRYNSGKPQSPTRATNSTLTENSTASSSLLPSSYSTPYSIDVAEQPARFVGSAQGSSGGKAVLITCTCAFLLTAIIIFAYLKLRRRCSLSSDMEKPEEYIQTEEWTIVKNTKETKKVSQKDERTAVDDNAC